From a single Gimesia fumaroli genomic region:
- a CDS encoding glycosyltransferase family 2 protein produces the protein MDYKWLTIVIPALNEQAAIGDTIARCLDARAEIIHSSGLEGVEIIVVSDGSTDGTVEIAQSYDEIQVIVFEKNQGYGAAIKEGWRQGRGDLVGFLDADGTCDPRFFSQLCQTTISEHADVTLGSRLGPDSQMPMIRRTGNRIFAFLLGLLCGRKVTDTASGMRVVRRQALKHLYPLPDGLHFTPAMSARALMNHLRIIEIPMKYEERIGESKLSALWDGFRFLKVIGEGVLCYRPEKIFLAGFTLCVLFILLLAAYPAEFYFQHRRLDEWMIYRFVVCQLVGSFGMMLLLASALTNRMAQLSSRREESVGFWSSIVVSLFSGKSLIFITGLFTLLGMGFLWPGIVEYASTRTITLHWSRLIAGAFTLFTVMQTSIFFILMKVVEIWSYEQTSLKNNRGESASAESFESRSTHYQKRTTSADLSPRIIK, from the coding sequence ATGGATTATAAATGGCTTACAATTGTCATTCCAGCTTTAAACGAGCAGGCCGCGATTGGAGACACCATCGCGCGTTGTCTGGACGCGCGGGCAGAGATAATCCATTCATCAGGCTTAGAAGGTGTAGAAATCATTGTGGTCAGCGATGGATCGACCGACGGGACGGTTGAAATCGCGCAAAGCTATGATGAGATTCAAGTTATCGTTTTTGAAAAAAATCAGGGTTATGGAGCAGCTATCAAAGAGGGCTGGCGGCAGGGGCGCGGTGATCTGGTTGGGTTTCTAGATGCGGACGGGACTTGTGACCCACGTTTCTTTTCTCAACTCTGTCAGACCACGATTTCCGAACATGCCGATGTGACACTGGGCTCGCGCCTGGGCCCCGACTCACAAATGCCGATGATCCGCAGAACAGGCAACCGTATCTTCGCGTTTCTGCTGGGTCTGTTATGTGGACGAAAAGTGACCGATACCGCCAGTGGTATGCGGGTTGTGCGGCGGCAAGCACTCAAACATCTTTATCCGCTGCCGGATGGATTGCATTTCACGCCGGCCATGAGTGCACGGGCTTTGATGAATCATCTGCGCATTATTGAGATCCCCATGAAATACGAGGAACGTATTGGGGAAAGTAAACTGAGTGCGCTCTGGGATGGGTTTCGGTTTCTCAAAGTCATCGGAGAAGGCGTGCTCTGTTATCGGCCGGAAAAAATCTTTCTGGCTGGCTTTACGTTATGTGTTTTATTCATCCTGTTGCTGGCGGCCTATCCGGCGGAGTTCTACTTTCAGCACCGCAGACTGGACGAGTGGATGATCTATCGATTTGTCGTCTGCCAGCTGGTTGGTTCCTTTGGCATGATGTTACTGCTGGCTTCGGCATTGACCAACCGGATGGCACAACTTAGTTCGCGGCGCGAAGAGTCGGTTGGATTCTGGTCGTCAATCGTGGTCAGCCTGTTTAGCGGGAAATCTCTTATCTTCATCACCGGCCTGTTTACCTTACTCGGAATGGGATTCCTCTGGCCGGGTATTGTCGAATATGCTTCGACCCGCACAATTACGCTGCACTGGTCACGTTTGATTGCAGGTGCATTCACGCTCTTCACCGTGATGCAGACATCCATTTTCTTTATCCTGATGAAGGTTGTCGAAATCTGGAGCTATGAGCAAACTTCTCTGAAAAATAATAGAGGTGAGTCGGCATCGGCTGAGTCTTTTGAATCCCGGAGCACCCACTATCAGAAACGCACGACTTCCGCTGATCTCTCACCACGTATCATCAAATGA
- a CDS encoding DUF1559 domain-containing protein, with protein MRQFTHHSKRKQGFTLIELLVVIAIIAILIALLLPAVQQAREAARRSTCKNNLKQIGLALHNYLDTHSVLPYGWAWDDGAGPLSRSRETWMQQLLPYIDQAPLFNAYMDENASYVHGSTHRNTVIPVLVCPSNPGTSGFAFRGNYGMCAGSTDASWRSTTGNGMFHYRSKTKFRDVTDGTSNTIMGGEGVARPSGPVAHTPWGEVGNYWGGGCSHHGAAFNNAEPPNSPVPDCNYTCANYELGQFPCAGYYTGTVSCTGSARTYARSYHVGGVHVLMADGAVRFVSENIDLGTWQGLATRSGEEVLGEF; from the coding sequence ATGAGGCAATTCACTCATCATTCTAAGCGAAAACAAGGCTTTACTTTAATTGAACTCTTAGTGGTCATTGCAATCATTGCCATTCTGATTGCCTTGCTACTTCCAGCCGTACAACAGGCGCGCGAAGCAGCTCGTCGCAGTACCTGCAAAAACAATCTGAAACAAATCGGTCTGGCACTCCACAATTATCTTGATACTCACAGCGTGCTTCCTTATGGCTGGGCCTGGGATGACGGGGCTGGCCCTTTATCACGCAGCCGTGAAACCTGGATGCAACAGCTACTGCCTTACATTGATCAAGCACCTTTGTTTAATGCTTATATGGACGAAAATGCTTCGTATGTTCACGGTTCTACTCACCGGAATACTGTCATCCCCGTTCTGGTCTGTCCTTCTAATCCCGGCACATCAGGATTCGCCTTTAGAGGAAATTACGGGATGTGCGCTGGCTCAACGGATGCAAGCTGGAGAAGCACAACCGGCAATGGGATGTTTCATTATCGTTCGAAGACAAAATTCCGAGACGTGACTGACGGCACATCCAACACCATCATGGGAGGCGAAGGAGTTGCACGCCCCAGTGGTCCGGTAGCGCATACTCCCTGGGGAGAAGTGGGGAACTATTGGGGTGGCGGTTGTAGTCATCACGGCGCTGCATTCAACAATGCAGAACCACCAAACAGTCCGGTCCCCGACTGCAACTACACCTGTGCCAATTATGAGTTGGGGCAATTCCCCTGTGCCGGTTACTATACCGGGACAGTCTCATGTACTGGATCCGCGCGAACCTATGCACGCAGTTATCATGTGGGAGGCGTCCATGTTCTAATGGCTGACGGCGCAGTCCGTTTTGTCTCTGAAAATATTGACCTCGGCACGTGGCAGGGTCTTGCCACCCGCAGTGGCGAAGAGGTTCTTGGCGAATTCTAA
- a CDS encoding carbon storage regulator, with protein MLVLSRKPGERIRIGDDVTLTIVRIGPNSVRLGIDAPRSMSIVREELCIDFSELPEIEQLPKETTSH; from the coding sequence ATGCTTGTATTATCACGTAAGCCCGGTGAGCGAATTCGGATTGGCGATGATGTAACTCTGACAATCGTTCGCATTGGACCTAATTCCGTCCGACTGGGCATTGATGCCCCACGAAGCATGAGTATTGTTCGCGAAGAGTTGTGTATCGACTTTTCCGAGTTGCCTGAGATTGAGCAGCTCCCGAAAGAGACGACTTCTCATTAG
- a CDS encoding acylphosphatase: MCAGSQQPDSSAEAVCLRAIFQGRVQGVGFRYRTSKLASQYPIAGYVKNLSDGTVELVAQAGSKSILDQFFDDMMLMFATNVTDVSIQKSSPDPSCSQFEIKR, from the coding sequence ATGTGTGCTGGTTCTCAGCAACCTGATTCATCGGCTGAAGCAGTTTGTCTGCGCGCCATTTTTCAGGGGCGCGTTCAGGGGGTTGGTTTTCGCTATCGTACTTCCAAGCTTGCCAGCCAGTATCCCATCGCCGGTTATGTAAAGAATTTGTCGGATGGAACTGTCGAACTGGTGGCCCAGGCCGGCAGTAAGTCGATTCTCGATCAGTTTTTCGACGACATGATGCTGATGTTTGCAACAAATGTAACAGATGTATCGATTCAGAAATCTTCGCCCGACCCCAGCTGTTCCCAGTTCGAGATCAAACGCTAA
- a CDS encoding HD domain-containing protein has product MEPLHSPIVEHAVRLAAVAHKSQKRKSSGIPYIAHPLSVCLILTKAGFHEESILAAAVLHDVVEDTDLTIEELAELFSEDVVQYVKEMTEEKETREGKKRSWQDRKQDHIQVMRQATLGARAIELADKLHNLEAMLFDLQTEDKAEFWTHFGASPEEIVQYYRSMIDAAGQSDPQLKSLVRNCNEKLEELKKNLPESSDL; this is encoded by the coding sequence ATGGAACCACTTCACTCCCCCATAGTCGAACATGCGGTCCGGCTGGCCGCTGTGGCGCATAAGTCTCAAAAACGCAAATCATCCGGAATTCCTTATATCGCACATCCACTGAGTGTCTGCCTGATCCTCACGAAAGCCGGCTTTCATGAGGAATCGATCCTGGCAGCGGCTGTTCTGCATGATGTCGTTGAGGATACGGATTTGACCATCGAAGAACTGGCAGAACTTTTCTCTGAAGATGTGGTTCAGTACGTCAAAGAGATGACGGAAGAAAAAGAGACTCGAGAAGGGAAAAAGCGGAGCTGGCAGGATCGCAAGCAGGATCATATCCAGGTGATGCGCCAGGCGACGCTGGGGGCTCGTGCGATTGAGTTGGCAGACAAACTGCATAATCTGGAAGCGATGTTATTCGATCTGCAAACAGAAGACAAAGCGGAATTCTGGACACACTTCGGCGCCAGTCCGGAAGAAATCGTGCAGTACTATCGCTCCATGATCGACGCCGCCGGTCAATCCGATCCGCAATTGAAATCGCTGGTCAGGAACTGTAATGAAAAGCTTGAGGAATTAAAAAAAAATCTGCCGGAGTCTTCTGATCTGTGA
- a CDS encoding class I SAM-dependent methyltransferase, which translates to MKSQQKKTSQIDYWQPGMECCDEIWEAAYRRFETPAQELKKFIYRLQKLGINEWDKDLSVVELFCGQGTGLHALQQLGFHSTEGVDLSPHLLEQYQGPAQLYVGDCRELKFETQSRDVLIVQGGLHHLPVLPADLDQTLSEIHRVLRPGGNIVIVEPWQTPFLRFVHSVSRIRLLRKLWSKLDAFAIMTEQEIVTYEQWLSQPEKILTLLNTYFQTKQQIIAYGKLMYVGHRV; encoded by the coding sequence ATGAAATCACAGCAAAAAAAAACATCTCAGATCGATTATTGGCAGCCGGGAATGGAATGCTGTGATGAAATCTGGGAAGCCGCCTATCGTCGCTTTGAAACTCCTGCGCAGGAATTGAAAAAATTTATATACAGACTTCAGAAGCTCGGTATTAATGAGTGGGACAAAGATTTAAGTGTCGTCGAATTATTTTGTGGTCAGGGAACTGGATTACATGCCCTTCAACAACTGGGTTTTCATTCGACAGAAGGCGTCGATCTGTCTCCACATCTACTGGAGCAATACCAGGGGCCAGCACAATTGTACGTCGGTGACTGCAGGGAGTTAAAATTTGAAACGCAGAGCCGTGACGTCTTAATCGTGCAGGGTGGACTACATCACCTGCCTGTTCTCCCCGCAGATTTAGATCAGACTTTAAGCGAAATACACCGCGTGCTTCGTCCGGGAGGGAACATCGTCATTGTAGAACCCTGGCAGACGCCGTTTCTGCGATTTGTACATTCTGTCAGCAGAATTCGGTTGTTAAGAAAACTTTGGTCGAAGTTGGATGCGTTTGCTATCATGACTGAGCAGGAAATTGTAACTTACGAACAATGGCTCAGTCAGCCAGAGAAGATTCTCACTCTGTTAAACACATATTTTCAGACGAAACAGCAGATCATCGCTTATGGCAAACTGATGTATGTAGGACACAGAGTCTGA
- a CDS encoding ABC transporter permease → MVFSAENADLTVQWWITGAGVLVYLILLFGVSASTQAGVIARATTKEAIRQPVFLLLMAMGLILLLLNTFLPFFSMGDDVKMLMDCGLATILICSLLLAVWSASTSVADEIEGKTAMTLLSKPINRRQFIVGKYLGILKAVIWLMLPLVITFLLLVYFKVGYDAREASKEVPSHAEKMAAVWLILPGILLIYMEVAILAAISVAISTRLPMMVNMIICFGVYIIGHLTPNLVQAKAEGLEFVKFTGQLIATILPNLDNFNMSPAVATGTVVPPVYLGHSALSCLLYSGIAILVAFILFEDRDLA, encoded by the coding sequence TTGGTTTTTTCTGCTGAAAACGCGGACCTGACTGTGCAATGGTGGATTACCGGTGCCGGAGTTTTGGTCTACCTGATTCTTTTGTTTGGTGTCAGTGCCTCAACGCAGGCAGGGGTGATCGCCCGAGCGACTACAAAAGAAGCCATTCGCCAGCCGGTCTTTCTGCTTCTGATGGCAATGGGGTTGATCCTGTTGTTATTAAATACGTTTCTTCCGTTCTTTTCCATGGGCGACGATGTCAAAATGTTAATGGACTGCGGTCTGGCAACAATTTTGATTTGTAGTCTGTTGCTGGCAGTCTGGTCGGCCAGTACCAGTGTTGCCGATGAAATTGAAGGCAAGACGGCAATGACTTTGTTGTCCAAACCGATCAATCGGCGTCAGTTTATCGTGGGCAAATATCTGGGCATTCTGAAGGCGGTCATCTGGCTGATGTTGCCGCTGGTGATTACCTTCCTGTTACTGGTCTATTTCAAGGTTGGCTATGATGCACGGGAAGCCTCGAAAGAAGTTCCCAGCCATGCAGAAAAAATGGCCGCCGTCTGGCTGATCCTGCCGGGAATTCTGTTGATCTATATGGAAGTCGCCATTTTAGCCGCAATCAGTGTCGCCATTTCAACACGATTGCCGATGATGGTAAACATGATTATTTGCTTTGGTGTCTACATCATCGGTCACCTGACACCAAATCTGGTTCAGGCGAAAGCAGAAGGTCTGGAGTTTGTGAAATTTACGGGGCAATTGATCGCCACAATTCTGCCCAACCTGGATAACTTTAATATGTCACCCGCAGTCGCAACGGGAACAGTGGTTCCACCAGTTTATCTCGGCCATTCCGCTTTAAGCTGCCTGCTTTACTCCGGAATCGCCATTCTGGTTGCCTTTATCCTTTTTGAAGACCGTGACCTTGCCTGA
- a CDS encoding DUF3124 domain-containing protein — protein MQQNKSEYPNWFLWFCENWIGLFFLLCVISLIMISAVVYLDNRFTTIEDRIRYVPPRSYTPPDLSLYPAGKIDREKFSRRRSMYVPSYSHIYYHGGSPLLLETTLSIRNIDSDQPIYLDSVEYFDTDGKLVESYLDRTLKLEPLQTIDFLVEERDSSGGAGANFLVSWTSEEAADKPLMETVMVGASGSRAIAFSRSGVEMTPVKKTAAGKP, from the coding sequence ATGCAACAAAATAAAAGCGAGTATCCCAACTGGTTCCTCTGGTTTTGTGAAAACTGGATCGGTCTGTTTTTCCTGTTGTGTGTAATCAGCCTGATCATGATCAGCGCGGTTGTTTATCTGGATAACCGGTTTACTACAATTGAAGACCGTATCAGATATGTGCCACCGCGCAGCTATACACCGCCGGACCTCAGTCTCTACCCGGCAGGTAAGATCGATCGGGAGAAGTTTTCCCGCCGCCGTTCGATGTATGTTCCCAGCTACTCACACATCTATTATCACGGGGGTTCTCCCTTGCTTCTGGAAACCACATTGAGTATCCGTAACATCGATTCAGACCAACCCATCTATCTGGATTCCGTGGAATACTTTGATACGGACGGCAAGCTGGTTGAGTCGTATCTGGATCGCACGCTCAAACTGGAACCACTTCAGACGATCGATTTTCTGGTGGAAGAACGCGACAGTAGTGGCGGGGCAGGGGCAAACTTCCTTGTGTCCTGGACTTCAGAAGAGGCAGCAGACAAGCCGTTGATGGAAACGGTTATGGTTGGGGCTTCCGGTTCGCGGGCCATTGCTTTTAGTCGGTCCGGAGTCGAGATGACTCCCGTAAAGAAGACAGCGGCCGGGAAACCATAA
- a CDS encoding MBL fold metallo-hydrolase, whose translation MLENLPLQSVKYKGLTIEGYSRAAVQSYWRVPELKLGFDMGGSPWSFMGTAVYFISHAHLDHMAALPAYVARRRMMKMSPPTIYMPEEVIDPVWNMLKSWQKLDRGRMECDLVGLKDGEEVQLSREHAVTAFRTKHTVPSLGFQVWDCRKKLKAEYQGKPETEIRDARMSGIDVSEEIRVPLVCYTGDTAPAGLDHFETAYESKVLITEMTFYRPEHRREKIHKFGHMHLDDIVERAERFQNELIILAHFSTRYHDNQVMNAVKKRLPTDLQERLKLWM comes from the coding sequence ATGCTTGAAAACTTACCTCTCCAATCTGTGAAATATAAAGGGCTGACGATCGAGGGTTATTCGCGCGCTGCCGTTCAGAGCTATTGGAGAGTTCCCGAACTCAAATTGGGCTTTGACATGGGGGGCAGCCCCTGGTCGTTCATGGGAACCGCCGTCTATTTTATTTCACATGCGCATCTGGATCACATGGCAGCGCTACCCGCTTATGTCGCCCGGCGGCGGATGATGAAAATGAGCCCTCCCACCATCTATATGCCCGAAGAAGTAATCGACCCGGTGTGGAATATGCTTAAAAGCTGGCAGAAACTGGATCGCGGACGGATGGAATGTGATCTCGTCGGCTTGAAAGATGGAGAAGAGGTCCAGCTTTCCCGCGAACACGCGGTAACGGCATTTCGCACCAAACATACGGTTCCTTCTCTGGGCTTTCAGGTATGGGACTGCCGTAAAAAACTGAAAGCCGAATACCAGGGTAAACCAGAAACGGAAATCCGCGATGCCCGCATGTCCGGAATTGATGTCAGTGAAGAGATCCGCGTGCCCCTGGTGTGTTACACGGGCGATACGGCCCCCGCGGGCCTGGATCATTTCGAGACTGCTTATGAATCGAAAGTCCTGATTACAGAAATGACGTTTTATCGCCCGGAACATCGGCGGGAAAAAATTCATAAGTTCGGACACATGCATCTGGACGACATCGTCGAACGTGCGGAACGATTCCAGAACGAATTAATCATTCTCGCGCACTTCAGTACGCGTTATCACGATAACCAAGTGATGAACGCCGTCAAAAAACGATTACCCACTGACTTGCAGGAACGATTAAAACTCTGGATGTAG
- a CDS encoding ABC transporter ATP-binding protein, translated as MSNRQPNAFHRAFPAREFFRGSARSVLFWSLFNGLLLACLLVDLFLIVDLLNHRGRITVRGEQNVQLLQEIRNEPALVNPPAEEPTEQPAPPPAEAEAEKKQEAPAEKPAEPEPPAEPAPVVSKLMILTDTGILPSVWWLHSKYQMGIMPQLYQRFPILHENQKALFALILTALVLASIRVLIRWRLRQRSLKISHHVSMTLRNMIHRQALRMGPGDLSGKETEQAFHLFIKDVGTVQNGVFEWVYQLARHPLALIIMLLFAISIDWRLTLQCLIPLAAAWYFLLQHRKEYELQHAKTLVNIETELSLLAENLRSTRLVRGYGMETAEHEQFQKHLDKYTENLDNLKRVEGWGHRIARGLAVFCSCLVLFLVGYKVLVNPDSLPLSAAILIVGIFAFFYLPVNGMYQLMHLRNDASIAASSIYRYLNQIPEVSQAVGAKFQEPLSQSLQFENVSYTQSANSPKILNGFDLKIPAGTSTALVSLEALAPRAVSYLVPRFIEPKSGRVLIDGEDTAWVTLESLRAEAIYVSGNDPCLTGTVKENIRCGDERYSLQEIIAASKEAHAHQFIQNLPQGYETALGQHGEELTAGECFRLGLARALLRKPALMIIEEPEDTLDDDTKTLLEDAYTRIFQNRTVLIIPSRINTLRRVDQVVLIHEGKVEAVDSQSNLLKKSALYRHWEYTRFNQFRHVQESSTER; from the coding sequence GTGTCAAATCGTCAGCCCAACGCATTCCACCGCGCGTTTCCTGCGCGGGAATTCTTTCGGGGTTCCGCCAGATCCGTCTTGTTCTGGTCTTTGTTCAATGGACTGCTACTGGCCTGTTTGCTGGTCGACTTGTTTCTGATTGTTGACTTACTCAATCATCGTGGCAGGATCACAGTCCGAGGTGAGCAGAATGTTCAACTGCTCCAGGAAATTAGAAACGAACCCGCGCTGGTGAATCCGCCCGCGGAAGAACCGACAGAACAACCAGCGCCCCCACCTGCAGAGGCGGAAGCAGAAAAAAAGCAGGAAGCGCCGGCTGAGAAACCAGCCGAGCCGGAGCCGCCAGCAGAACCGGCGCCTGTCGTTTCCAAGTTGATGATATTGACCGATACGGGAATTCTACCCTCTGTCTGGTGGTTACATTCAAAATATCAGATGGGAATCATGCCACAGCTTTATCAGCGCTTTCCCATTCTACATGAAAATCAGAAGGCGTTATTCGCACTGATCCTGACAGCATTAGTTCTCGCCAGTATCCGGGTCCTGATCCGTTGGAGATTACGACAGCGCAGTCTGAAAATTTCGCATCACGTGTCCATGACCTTGCGCAATATGATTCATCGACAAGCGCTGCGCATGGGGCCGGGCGATCTGTCGGGCAAAGAAACAGAGCAGGCGTTTCACTTATTCATTAAGGATGTCGGAACGGTTCAGAATGGTGTCTTCGAGTGGGTCTATCAACTCGCACGTCATCCACTGGCACTGATCATCATGTTGCTGTTTGCGATCTCAATCGACTGGAGACTGACGTTACAGTGTCTGATTCCCCTGGCGGCGGCCTGGTACTTTTTGCTGCAGCATCGAAAAGAATATGAACTTCAACACGCGAAAACGCTGGTGAATATTGAAACCGAACTCTCTCTGCTCGCAGAAAATTTGCGTAGCACGCGGCTGGTTCGCGGGTATGGCATGGAAACCGCCGAGCATGAACAGTTCCAGAAGCATCTCGATAAATACACGGAGAATCTGGATAACTTAAAACGCGTAGAAGGTTGGGGGCATCGAATTGCTCGCGGTCTGGCGGTCTTCTGTTCCTGTCTGGTCTTGTTTCTGGTTGGTTATAAGGTGTTGGTCAACCCGGATAGCCTGCCGCTCTCGGCGGCAATTTTAATCGTCGGGATTTTTGCTTTCTTCTATCTGCCTGTTAACGGAATGTATCAACTGATGCATCTTCGCAATGATGCCAGTATTGCCGCCAGTTCCATCTATCGCTATCTGAATCAGATTCCGGAAGTCAGTCAGGCCGTTGGTGCCAAGTTTCAGGAACCCTTGTCGCAATCGCTCCAGTTCGAAAATGTCAGCTATACTCAGTCAGCCAATAGTCCGAAAATCCTGAACGGTTTTGATTTGAAAATTCCAGCAGGAACCAGCACGGCACTCGTCTCATTGGAAGCGTTGGCACCGCGGGCAGTCAGTTATCTTGTTCCCCGATTTATCGAACCGAAATCGGGACGGGTCTTAATCGACGGCGAAGACACTGCCTGGGTCACCTTGGAATCCCTTAGAGCGGAAGCCATCTATGTCAGCGGAAATGACCCCTGTTTAACGGGAACCGTCAAAGAGAATATCCGTTGCGGCGATGAACGTTATTCACTGCAGGAAATTATCGCTGCTTCAAAAGAGGCACACGCGCATCAGTTTATTCAGAATCTGCCACAAGGTTATGAAACCGCGCTGGGGCAGCATGGTGAAGAGTTAACTGCAGGCGAATGCTTTCGCTTAGGCCTGGCACGGGCTCTTTTGCGAAAACCGGCATTGATGATCATTGAAGAACCCGAAGACACGCTCGACGACGATACCAAAACACTTTTGGAAGATGCCTACACGCGAATTTTTCAGAATCGCACCGTTCTCATTATTCCTTCTCGGATCAACACGCTCCGACGCGTGGATCAGGTCGTATTGATTCACGAAGGAAAAGTTGAAGCAGTTGACAGTCAGTCGAATCTGTTGAAGAAATCGGCCCTCTATCGGCATTGGGAGTACACGCGTTTCAATCAATTCCGACACGTCCAGGAATCTTCGACAGAACGTTGA
- a CDS encoding Gfo/Idh/MocA family protein: MIRIGIIGIGFMGMAHFEGAKKLKGAKVTAISTRDTKKLSGDWSSIEGNFGPRGGQEDLSKVKQYSDYHDLLADPDIDLVDICLPTQMHEQVALDSIKAGKHTLVEKPIAIDLKAANKMVKAAEKAGVQFMVAQVLPFFPEFQFAVECVQSNKYGKLLAAHFRRVMAPPKWSENIEDFQKLGGWGIDLHIHDNHLISLMCGVPRKVTSRGIENKGYINHVHTVYDFEDPNLAVSCVSGGIATRGLEFAHGYELYFEDATVLFGAGTMGVGKNKEWVVSQPLTLITKKGQLKHPKLKGGDAWCAAFTLELQAAVNALESGVEPEALSGALARDALKICYAEAKSIETGRSIPVK; the protein is encoded by the coding sequence ATGATTCGTATTGGGATTATCGGTATTGGTTTTATGGGAATGGCTCATTTTGAAGGAGCCAAAAAACTCAAGGGAGCCAAGGTCACAGCCATTTCCACTCGTGACACCAAGAAGCTGTCGGGCGACTGGAGCAGCATTGAAGGAAATTTTGGTCCGCGCGGAGGCCAGGAAGACCTCTCCAAAGTCAAGCAATATAGCGACTACCACGACTTGCTGGCTGACCCGGATATTGATCTGGTGGACATCTGCCTGCCGACCCAAATGCACGAACAGGTGGCTCTCGATTCCATCAAGGCAGGCAAGCACACTCTGGTCGAAAAGCCGATTGCCATCGACCTGAAAGCCGCCAACAAAATGGTGAAGGCCGCGGAAAAGGCAGGAGTTCAGTTTATGGTGGCTCAGGTACTCCCCTTTTTCCCGGAATTTCAGTTTGCTGTAGAATGTGTGCAGAGTAATAAATATGGAAAGCTCCTGGCCGCCCATTTCCGTCGTGTCATGGCGCCTCCCAAATGGTCTGAAAACATCGAAGACTTCCAGAAACTGGGGGGCTGGGGAATCGACCTTCACATCCACGATAACCATTTAATCAGTCTGATGTGTGGTGTGCCTCGAAAAGTAACCTCGCGCGGAATCGAAAATAAAGGCTACATTAATCATGTTCATACGGTCTACGACTTTGAAGACCCGAATCTGGCGGTTAGCTGTGTAAGCGGTGGCATCGCAACGCGGGGACTGGAATTTGCGCATGGTTACGAACTTTACTTTGAAGATGCAACCGTGCTGTTCGGTGCCGGCACAATGGGAGTAGGCAAGAATAAAGAATGGGTCGTCAGCCAGCCTTTGACTTTGATTACGAAAAAAGGCCAGCTGAAACACCCCAAACTCAAGGGAGGCGATGCCTGGTGTGCCGCATTTACCCTTGAGCTGCAGGCGGCAGTCAACGCCCTGGAATCGGGAGTCGAACCAGAGGCACTTTCAGGCGCCCTGGCAAGAGATGCCCTGAAAATCTGCTATGCTGAAGCAAAAAGTATCGAAACCGGGCGATCCATTCCAGTCAAATAA